CGAAGCCAAACGGCTTCGTCAGCTGGAAAAGGAGAATGCCCGTCCCCTGCGGATCGTCGGCGAGCAGCGCCTGGAGATCGACGCCATGAAGGGTGTGCTTCAGAAAAAGCGGTGACGCCCACCGAGAAACGCGCGGTGATCAGTTCCTGGATCACCGCGCGGGTCAGGCCCGGTCGGGCCTGCTTGCTGGTGGGCCTCCCGAAATCCTCCTGGCACGACCGACCACAACCGCGCCAGGACAGCGAAATCCGACAACGGATCCGCGCGCTAGCGCTGCTCCACCCTCGGTGCGGCTCCCGGTTCATCCATGCGCTGCTGGTCCAGGAAGGTCAGCACATCAACCGCAAGAGGGTTAGGCGCATCTGGCGCGAAGAAGCCCTCACGATCAAACCCAAGTGCAGCAGAAAAATCCGCACCGGAGCGTCAATTCCAATGAGCGCCGAGTCTCCCAATCACATCTGGACCTACGACTTCATCTTTGACCGGACCCTGAGAGGAACCACCCTGAAAATCCTGACCTTGACCGACGAATTCACCCGGCAGTCGTTGGCCGTGCGGGCCCGCGACTCCTTCACGTTCGCGGACGTGAAGGACGTCCTGAGCGAGGTCATCGCTGAACGTGGTCCACCAGGATTCATCCGCAGTGACAATGGT
The window above is part of the Deinococcus aquaedulcis genome. Proteins encoded here:
- a CDS encoding DDE-type integrase/transposase/recombinase, which gives rise to MTPTEKRAVISSWITARVRPGRACLLVGLPKSSWHDRPQPRQDSEIRQRIRALALLHPRCGSRFIHALLVQEGQHINRKRVRRIWREEALTIKPKCSRKIRTGASIPMSAESPNHIWTYDFIFDRTLRGTTLKILTLTDEFTRQSLAVRARDSFTFADVKDVLSEVIAERGPPGFIRSDNGSYEFRLNSYTNLKYS